The genomic DNA CACTGCTGGGGCGGATCGTCGAGAACCTCGTATCCAACGCGATAAAGTACAGCTCGCCCGGAAGCCCGATCGAAGTACAGGCGATCAACGACGCAAATCATGTGGTCCTTCGTGTCACCGACGCTGGTTGTGGGATCTCCGAATCGGATCAGCAACATCTGTTTGATCCCTTCTTTCGCTCCAGCGACGCGCGCAGCAAAGGGATCTCTGGTAACGGTCTTGGGTTGGCGATTGCCAGCCGTATCGCCACGACACTTAGTGGTACGTTGCAGGTGGAGAGTACACTTGGCCATGGCAGCTGCTTTACGGTGCGTCTACCGATCGATTTGAAAAGCGAGTCGTCGAATCATCCGGTTTAGTCACCGATTGAGCACACGCCCAACCGGTATTTGCTGCCCCCGTCACGATCTCCTCGGTTGCAAAACAAAAGTTGCGTCCACCTAAACTGGAATTCATTTTCAGTTCATCGTCGTCTTAGAACGCCTGGCGATACTTCCTTCAGACATCGACATGTTGCCGATGCCGCGAACTGACGCACGACGTCAATTCGAATCTGGTTCGCTCCCGAAGGAAGAAATCATGCGACGTCTCCTGAATTCGTTTTTGCAATCTCTGTGTACTGCACCACGCGATCCTCGCACGATGGATCCAATGGCGATGACACTTCACGATGTCGTACGCCTGGTGGATCAAGAGCGTCGCGAGGCAAAGCTGCAGCCAGCTCCCATCCCCCGCGCCCAGCGAGTGCTGCCAAAGAGCCAGGTTTTGAACGTCGCGAAAGCCGGTGTCATAAGTCCACTGCGGCATCTCGCCCCTAAGGCAACTGCGTGATGAAGGGAACTTTAAGTTCAATTCACAGTGCACTTATCTACCGCGACTAATATTCGCAACATGGTCATCGACCTGTCCAGCGATTCCGCGATTCGGTTCCCTGCGACATAAAGCCAACTCATCCAACGAAGGAGAAGACAATGAAAGCGTTGATTCTGTTTGCAATCCCCGGCATCTTGGCACTGATTCCAATTCAATTCACCGATGCCCAGTCGACCGGCGGTAGTCGTATGCCGCTGATCAAGATCGTTCGGCAACTTGAAGCGGACGGGTACAAGCCTTTCAGCGAGATCTCGATGGATGATGGTAACTGGGAAGTCGAAGTCCGCCAGAACGATGTCGCTTATGAGCTGACAGTCGACAGCTTCACCGGAAAAATTCTATCCCAACACCGCGACGATCCCGACGACCACCCCGCCAAAGATGCGCTGCCGTTGTCGGAAGTCTTGAAATCGCTCGCCGAAAATGACGGCTACAGCGACATCGATGAGGTGTCTTTCGAACGGCGTTATTGGGAAGTCGAAGCATTCAAGAACCGACAAAAACGAGAGCTGCACGTCGATCCCAGAACCGCAAAAATCATCGCCGATCGAATCGACGATTGATTCAAACAGCGGTCGACGCGAGGCAAGTAGGGCGTAGGCGTTTCGGGGACGATAGCAAGTAATTGCCTTCAATACGTCTCAGTAGCTGTCTGTCCCTAAGCACTCCGTGGGCCAACAACCCGCCGAGCTAATTTTCAAATTGCCAGGCCTTCAGCCCGACGATCGATCCCGAAAGGATGCAAGAAGGTAGCCGGAGGTCGTCGCGCAGCGGCGCACCTCCGTAATGCGGCGTCCCAACGCGCGGATCCCGAATGGATCGCAGTGCCATTTGGGGACAGGCATCAAATGATCGAGGCAATGCACGCCGGAACTTGCCTGTCCCCTTTTGGTTGCTTTTGGCTTTTCTTGCCGGTGGGTTGGGGGCAGCCGCCAAATAATCTAGGCAACGCATATCAGAACGTGCCTGTCCCCAAATGGGATCCCCAAATGGGAAAACGCGGAGATTGCCTGCGACGTGGGCGAAGCGAGCGGAACCCTTGGTGCGGGCTGCGGGCCACTAGCCACGCCGTATCAACCACCAGCCACGCCTTATCGATCGACATCGACGTCGGTACGCGGAACTGCTGAGTAGCAGCGTTCCCCAATTGGACGCGTGGGTTCGGGATGGGCTGATTACCAAGCATGCTGATCGGCAAGCGAGGGCTGTTCGATCCGGATGCGGTGAGCACTGCAATTGCCGCCGCGCCGACTGCGCGCTTAGCTGGAAGCGAGATTAAAACGCTCGTCCCTTGATGCACATCGAGCACTGCGACCCAACGGTGTTGAAACCGAAGCGGCTGACTCATCGGCTGCTGGCGGGCTTTCGCCCCAGATGCGCATAAAAAAACCAGCGTATCGCGGCTTGTCCGCCGGAAAAACGCTGGTGAAGATAGGCAAAATGCCCCCACTAGGACTCGAACCTAGGACCCTACGATTAAAAGTCGTATGCTCTGCCGACTGAGCTATAGGGGCTGCCAGAAGCTGTCATTGATGCGACGTTTAAGACGCGACAGCTTCGGGAACGGTATCTTCTACAAAATGTCGATTTTGTTAAAGGGGGTGGGCGGTTTTTCCGGCAGATGATTTCAAATTGATCGGCTGGAAACCGTTATCACCCGAACAGACGGGGTGATTTGCCAACTTGCCCCCATGAAGGACAGCGGACGACGCGATTGGTGATCAAAAAAAACACGGCGGAACGCAACTTTTGCGTTCCGCCGTGGCGTTTAATCACCCAAGGATGGAACATCGACGGGCCCCACACCCGAATCCGTTCCAGTTTCCGCGTCAGAAAGGCATCCTACCTTTCGTCCGGCTTGTGAGATATCGGCGCGCCAACTTCCGTTGTGCAAACTTTAAATGGGCATTCTTTACGAAGCCCCGAAATAGATGCCGTGTTGCACGCGTTGATAGCGATTCAACGGTTGTACCGCCTAAAACCACCCGATTCGGTGACGCGGCAACAACCGCTTCGCCGCCCGTCATCGCAAACCGAAAAACTCGATCACCTCGATTCAGCCTGCACGAACCGGCTGGCCTACAATCGCTTGGGCCCAATCGCCGTCAGCCGGTTCTCCGACCGCAACAACAGATAGCCTTGCGTGTAAGCTGGCGTCGCTTGCACGTTGCCATGCAGGTCAGCCGTACCAAGCTTCTCAAACTTCTTGCCCGCTCGCAAAACCGTCGCTTTGCCGTCCATATCGATCGTCAACAGTTTGTCGCCGACCACGATCGGAGAGGACGAGATCGTCCCGCCGATGCGACGCGTCCAATGCGGTTCGCCACTCTTCACATCGATGCACGTTGCTACGCCGTTGTCGCCACAAAGAAACGCCATGTCGCCAACGACCACCGAAGTGGGAACATACGGCGCACCCCGCTCCACCCGATAGGCTTCGGTCGGTTCTTCGCCAGGTCGCACGGCGACCAGGTGATTGCCGCCACCACCGCTGCCAGCGCTGCCAAGCACAAGATCTCCCGCTACCACCGGGCTGCTGCAGCAACGCGAGCGGAAGACTTTCAGATTCCAGAGCATTTTGCCCGTCTTCGGATCAAGTCCGAACAAGCCGTTGCCGGTGTTGGCGTCGACCAATTGAGCCGCCCCGCCCGCGGGCTGATAGACACACGGAGTCCCATAGCAAACGTTCGTCGTCTCCAGCGGCGTCTCCCAGACCATCTGTCCTGTCTGCCGGTTCAGAGCGACCATCTTGCTCTCCCCCGCCGTCTCCCCGGGCTTCAGTTGTCTGGCTTGCTGCGAATCGAAGACGATAACAAAGTCTTCGTACAGCATCGGCGAAGTCGCAAACCCATGCTGACTCTGCCAACGCCCCAGGTCTCGCTGCCAAACCAACTCTCCTTCGTGCGTTAGACAACTGACCGTCGTATGCTGCGGCTCGGACCAGGCAACGTAGACAAACTTTTCATCGCAGCAGGGCGTGCTGGCCGCAAACCGATTCCGCTTGTGCAAATGATGCGGCACCGAATCGAAAGTCTTATCCCACAGCTGCTTTCCGCTGCTCAGCTGGTATGCCAGCACATGCCGAACCGCCGTCTTGGGATCGGCGGCCAGCAGAAAGACCTTGTCGCCCCAAGCGACAGGCGAACTGATCCCGCCGCCGGGCAGCTCCGCCGCCCAAGCTTCGTCATCGGCAGTCCAGGAATCGGGGATCTTGCCGTCGGCGATGTAGCCGGAACCGTTGGGGCCGTGAAACCGCGTCCAGTCCTGGGCGTTGGAATCGGAGCTGGCCCAGAATGCGAAGACCAAACTGGAAACAATGAGACAAAGACGTGAGGACGAACGGATCATCAGAACCTCGGCGGCAGCAGCGGCGGAAAGCGTGTAGGTAGGCAATTTGGAGGGATAGAACGACGGGGGCGTATTGTATCGCAATTCGCCCCAAACGTGGTGTCAAATTCTGGCGGCCGTCAATTTCTCGAAGATCCCGTTTCCAATCACCACCACAGCCGAGCTGCCGACAGTTTGCGGGCGATTAAGCCGTCGCAATGCCGTAGGGAAACGGATCGCCCGGCTGAGCGATAAACCGCGTCTCGCCGTAGACATAAGCTTCGCCAACGATCCGCGGAACGATGCGGTTGTCGTCGGCGGAGCGGTACGATGCTGTGAAGCGGCTGCCGATGATGCTCTCCTGAATCCACGGCACCTCGGGAGCCAATTTCCCATCGGCCGCCAAGCAGGCGAGTTTCGCACTCGTTCCCGTTCCGCAAGGCGATCTATCGTAGGCACCGCCGGGGCATAAGACAAAGTTGCGGCTGTGGGCGTCCGAAACCGACGGCGGCCCGAACAGTTCGATGTGGTCGATCTCCGCTCCGTCAGCTCCGGTAATATTCGCCGCCACCAAGGCCTTGCGAATCCGTAGCGCGACGTCCGACAAGCGATCGATGTTTTCAGCCACCACCGGCAGCGGCGACGATTCGACAAGATAGAACCAGTTGCCACCCCAGGCGATGTCGCCGCGGACGGTTCCGATCCCGGGGACTTCGACCGAAACCGATTTACGCAAACGGTAGCTGGGAACGTTTTCGATCGCGACGCGGTTGGGACTGATCAATTCGACGGCGACGATTCCGACTGGCGTCTCCAAACGATGCCGCCCCGGCGCGATCCGGCCCATGTACGCCAGCGTCGCAACGACACCGATCGCCCCGTGGCCACACATCCCCAGATAGCCGCGGTTGTTGAAGAAGATCACTGCCGCGGCACAACAGGGATCGCTCGGTTCGCTCAACAACGCTCCGACCATCGCGTCGAAGCCACGCGGTTCGGCCAACATCATCGTCCGAAAATGATCGGCTTCGCGACGGAAGCGTTCCACTCGCTGCGGCAACGGCCCGCCGCCAAGATCTGGTCCTCCCTCGACGACCAAACGCGTCGGTTCGCCACCGGTATGCGAATCGATCACTCGGATCGCAGCAGCGTCAACGCTCATTGCTTCGCGCCGGGCCAGTTGTTCCACCAGCTCTTAAACAGCGTCCACTGTTCATGGATCAACGCGCGTTGGCTGTCGCTGAGCGCGTCATACGAATTGAAATGATGTTCGTATTCCGAATCACCTTCCAGCACCATCAGATATTTGTAGTACAGAACCAGATCGGGGCCTTCGTCGAACTTCGACAGCACCGCCATCGCGCCGTCCAGTTCCAGTGCCAATCGCCGCGCGTCGACATCTCCCGCCGCAGCAGCGCGGCAGAGTTCGATCAATCGCAGCACCTGTTTCGGCAGCGCGTTGCCGACGCCGGTGATCGCCCCGACGGCACCGCAGCGAACAAATCCGTGGAAGACCTGCGTGTCGACGCCGACCATCAAGGCCAGGTCGGGATTGCCGCTGGTGATATGCTCGGCGGCGTAGCTGAGCGATTCGGCGCCACCAAACTCCTTGAACCCGACGAGGTTAGGGTGCTCGCGACGGAGTTCGAAAAACAAATCGGCTCGCGTCTGGAACCCGTAATACGGACTGTTATAGATCACCGCAGGCAACCGATCGGCCGCGCGAAGGATGTCGGTAAAGTGATGCCGCTGAGCCGCCGCAGAGTTGCCTCGCGATAAGACGCGTGGGATCAGCATCAATCCAGCCGCACCAACCTCTTGGGCATGGGCGGCGTGCGCGGCGGCAAGCCTGGGATTTTGAGCACCGGTGCCGACAACCACGGGAACTCCCGCTTCGGTCAGCCGACGGACGCCTTCCTGACGTTGCTGATCGGTCAACAAAGGCCAATCGCCCATCGATCCGCAGTAGACGACCGCACACATTCCCGCGTCGATCAATTGCTGTCCCTTGCGGACCAAGGCGTCAAAGTCGGGATTGCCCACGGAATCGCAGGGGGTCATCAGGGCGGGCATACAGCCACAAAATAGATCTCGACCAGGCTTCACTGTCATCTCTCCCAAAGGGCTCGTTCTCTTTGCGCCGAGCGCCGCGACGCTCGAGCTAATGAAGCCGATGATTGTAACCCGAGCGATCCGCGTCGACCTTACGCCACGCCGCTGATCCCAAGAAAGTTTTCAGCGATTCCTCGCTACGGCGTCGGAGCTGTTTTCGCCAACGCTTCGGGCTGAGTCAACTGAAAATAGTGTCCGTGGTCGGAGGTTAAGAACAGAGCGGTGTCTTCCCATCCGCCGTTCTCTTCGATCCACTTGACCACGCCTTCGAAGGCATCGTCGCCGCTGTGGACCGCACCGATCGCGTTGTCGATGTTGTTGGAGTGGCTGGCCCAGTCGACGTCTCCCGATTCAACCATCAACCACCAGCGGTCGCTGCGAGAATCGAGCACTTCCATCGCGGCAACGGCCATCTGTCGCAGATTGATATTCTCGCTCACGTCGGCTTCGCTGTAGGCCTCCGCTTTTTGCACCTTGCTGCCACCGATGCTGGCGACCGGATCGTACTTTCCATCGGCGGTCTGATACGGAAGATGTCCTCCGCCGACGCCAAAATAGCCGAACAGTCGGTTCTTATCGGCGATCGCTTTGGCAACCGCAGCCGACAAAACCTCAGGCCCCTCGGATCCCGGAGTTCGCTGTGCGATCACGTATTTGCCGCCGTTGGCAACATCGATCGCTTTCAGATCTTCCTCGGTCAGATATTTGTTCCCCGGGACGAAGTTCTTTCCCTGGGCACCATCTTTCTCGGTGTCGATACCCCAACCGCATCCAATCAAAACGTCCAGCCCTGGAAGGCCGCCGGGATGATAGATCGATGGACGGCCGAGCTGATCGCGGGTGATGTCTTGGTAGTCGTTGCGATGGACGTTGTTCGCGTAAGCACATGCGGGCGTCGCATGGCTGATCGGAACGCTGGTCACGACGCCAACAGCAAAGCCATCCTCTTGCAAGGTTCGCGCGATCGGCAGGACTTCGCGTCCCATCGCATCGACATTCACCGAGTTGTTGTAGGTCTTGATGCCGGCGGTCAGCGAAGTCGCCGAAGAAGCCGAATCGGTGTAGGCGTGCGGTTGTTCTTTGCTCTTGCCGATCGGATATTCGGCATCGGTGATCGGTTTCCAAGGTGCATCGCCGCAGCGTTGGAAGTCGTAACCGCCTCGCAGTTTCCCACCGGGGTTGGTAACGCGTTGCTTGTCGACGCTCACCGAAGTGCCGTCGTTGTGCGGGCTGGTTACGAAATAGCCGTAATCGGTTTTCGCACCGCGGTAGTCGAGAAACGCCAGCCCCTCGCCTCGCCCCTCGCTGTAGGCGACTTTGCCAAGCTTCGCGATCGCGGCCGCTCGCGTGGTATGCCAATCCATCCCGTCGAAGACAAACAGGATCACGCGTTTCTTGCCCGCTTCGGCCGCCGATTTTTGCAGCCGATAGACGTCGGTTTGGTCGAAGTACTCCGCCGCCGGATTAAGCGTCCCGTCGGGCACTTGTCCGTACAGTCGCTCGATCGCCGCTGCGTCGCGGTAGACGCTATTCTCTCCCGAGACCGACTTCATATCCATTCCAAACGAATAGACCGGGATCAGCCGGTTGCTGTGACTCCGCCAGCTGGAATAGCTGTCCGGATCGGGGCCCCAATGTCCCCAATCGGCAGCCCGTGCTTCAACCGCTGCCGCTTGCAAGGCAGCGATCGGGTCGGGCGTTTGCGCGGTCGCCGACCGTGGTGCAAGCGAAAGAGCCACGAGAAAAGCGAGCTGTAAAGTCAAGATGCGGTGGAAATGGGTGTGCATGGTGGGATCGTCTGCCGTGGGAAAGTGGAGGGAAATATGTAGTCGCGTTGATTATTTCATTGCAGCGGTCAACGGTTTGCCGTCGCTGTAAGGATATTCCAACGCCAATAGTTTAGCGATCGTGGGGGCGATGTCGATATTTTCGATCGTCGGCAGTTCGATACCGCTGCGAATTCCTGCTCCCGAGAGCAGACAAAGCGCTTTCATCTTCGGCAGCGTCGAGACGAACCCGTGCGAACCGATCGCCGTTTTCGCTTCGGTATTGCTGGCGACAAGCGTTTCGCCATCGACCGAGCCCGAAACCGAATAGCCATCGGCGGCGACAAGAACCGCATCGGGAGACTGGTTGTATTCGCGAGGATGCAGCAGACCGATCTCAACAAATCCGTCGGGCAGCACGACGTCGGCGACGCCTTCGAGACCGACGAACATCTTCTTAAACGCCTCGGATTGCTGCGCCGCTTCGCCGGGGTTGGTGCAATAGACCAGGCCGATGCCTCCCTCGGGAACGACATGCACCTGCGCCTCGCGAATCTTCCCCGCCTCCGCCTTCAACAGCCCCGCTTGACGCAACAAGACGTTGGGCCGGACCGCTTTGGGAGTTCTCGTGAATCCGTGATCCGAAAGGACGATCAACGTGGTTTGATCGCGGATTCCCGCCTCGTCGATCGCCGCCACGATCCGAGCAAGGCACATGTCAGCGTAAGCGTTGGCGGTGTAACCCTCGGGCGTTTGAGGGCCGCGGTTATGATGGACGCTGTCGACGTTTAACAGATGGATCAACGTCAGGTTCGGCTTCCGCGTGCGGATCAGATGGCAAGCCGCTTCGGTCCAGACGTAATCGCGGCCGACGGTGCTCAGCTTGCGGAACGAGGCATCGGTCTCGTCGGTCAACAGCCCCAGTTCGACGAGTTCTTTGCGCAGCCGAGGCGTGCTGTGCTGCAACGCGTCGGGGACATCGGGGAATTGATCGTCGAACGATTTCGAGCCGCGCGTGCAGGGCCAATTGATCTCAGCGGTCGAAAGCCCCGCAGCGTGCGCGGCGTCGACGATTGTCGGAATCCGAACGAGATCGCTCTGGTCGCGACGCGAATCGATCGTGGTCGGCACACCGATCGGACCTCGCACCAAGACTCCATTGGCTAACACGCCATGCTTTTCGGGGCGGGCACCGGTGACGAGCGTTGTGTGATTAGGCCAGGTGACCGACGGGTTCGAAGGGATCATGCCGCCGGCGACGATGCTTCCCTCGCGGGCTAGCCGCCGGATCGTGGGCAGGGGCACTTTGGGATCGTCGACGAGATAGGCGGCGAGCCCATCGAGGCTGACCACAACAACATGTTTAGTGGGCCCGGCGGCGTGAGCCGATAGAGCAGAGAAACAGCAAGCCGCAGCGGCGACCGCTGCGACACAAAGCAAGCGCGGGATGGTTTGCATGGATCGATTTCCGGTGGGGACGGTGCGCGGCAACGTCAGCTGGTGCCGACAATCGTCGCGATGCACCGCTTGGGAGAGAGTGCATGCAAATCATAGTTGCCCCGTTGGTGGCGATCAACGATGTGGGTCTTAGCCACTGGGGTCAGGAAGCGTTCCGCACGGCCGCCGTTCGCGGCTGCCCTCCGCGACTCGACTCCGCTGCCGTCCCGAACTGGCTGTTAGCGATCGAAGCGGGCGATTGAGCTTCTTCGCTTTCTTGCGGAACAACTACGGTGAAGATCAGGCCATGATTGGTTTGGACCAGAATCTCGCGCGGTTTCATTTGAGTCGACACGTCTAAGTTTCCTTCAGGTAAAGGGAGCATTCTCGGCAATCAGCACTGCGATTACGGTGATGCAAACGCCGTTCCAACAATCGCTAATCCGCGGGACAATTTTCCAGACAGCAGATTCGAGTGAAACGCGCGCCAACCCCTGTGAAACCCGCACTCAGCCGCCCCGATCCGCTTCGCCGCAACCCGCCAACCGTCAACCGCCGTTGACGCGACGTCTCCCGCGGTTGACGAAACGAGGGCTCTGTTAACGACTTTCGAGAAAGACGCCAACAGATTGCGTGATTGGCACGCCAATTGCCTGTGCCGCTCCGTCACACGACATTAATAGAGCCGTTCCCGAAAGACACAGGTTACGATGGACGAAAAATTAGAATCGGTATTTTGGAATGTTCAGCAACGCAACCAGGGTGAAGCCGAATTCATCCAAGCGGTGAAAGAAGTTCTGTCGTCGATGGGGCCGGTACTGGCCAAGTACCCCACGTTTGCCGAACAGAAGATCATCGAACGGATTTGCGAACCGGAGCGGCAGATCATCTTCCGCGTTCCATGGCAGGACGACCGTGGCGAAGTCCACATCAACCGCGGCTTCCGGGTTCAATTCAACAGTGCGCTTGGACCTTATAAAGGCGGCTTGCGGTTCCATCCGTCGGTCAACCTTTCGATCATCAAGTTCCTTGGCTTCGAACAGATCTTCAAGAACGCGTTGACGGGGATGCCGATCGGCGGAGCCAAGGGAGGCAGCGACTTTGATCCCAAGGGGCGCAGCGATTCGGAGGTGATGCGTTTTTGCCAGAGCTTCATGACCGAACTGTATCGACACATCGGCGAATACACCGACGTTCCCGCCGGCGACATCGGCGTCGGCAAGCGGGAGGTCGGTTACCTGTTTGGACAATATAAGAGGATCTGCAATCGCTACGAATCGGGCGTCTTGACCGGCAAGGGGCTTCACTACGGCGGCGCGTTGGTGCGGACCGAAGCGACAGGTTATGGGCTGGTCTACTTTGTCCAAGAGATGCTGGCCGCCCGATCCGATTCGTTGCAGGGCAAGACCTGTGTCGTCTCGGGAGCGGGAAATGTTGCGATCTACGCGATCGAAAAGGTGACCGAACTCGGCGGTCGCGTCGTCGCTTGTTCCGATTCCACCGGCGTGATCTACGACCAGGAAGGGATCGACCTGCCGACGCTCAAGAAGATCAAAGAAGTCGATCGACTGCCGATCGAAAAGTATTGTGAAACGCGAAAACACGCGAAGTATCAACGCAAGGGAAACATTTGGCAGATCGAATGCGACGTTGCACTTCCCTGTGCGACGCAAAACGAACTGACCGGCAAAGATGCGGCATCGTTGATCCAAAACGGTTGTATCGTGGTCGCTGAAGGAGCGAACATGCCGACGACGCCCCAAGGGATCGAATTGTTGTTGGGATCGAAGGTCGGCTACGCTCCTGGCAAAGCTGCCAATGCCGGCGGTGTCGCGACGAGCGCCCTCGAGATGCAGCAAAACGCGTCGCGCGACGCGTGGTCGTTCGAATACACCGACCGCAAGTTGGCGCTGATCATGAAAGATATTCACGATCGTTGTTTGGAAACCGCCGACGAATTCGGAGCCCCCGGCAACTACGCCTTGGGAGCAAACATCGCTGGATTCATGGGCGTTGCCGATGCGATTCAGTCGATGGGGCTGATCTAGCCGCGCGGCAAGCGATCGAATTCGATAGCGGGTTTCGAACCCGCGTCCGGTTCGCGTTGGAACGTTTGGTCCAACGCAACGTGCGGCGAAAAGAAGCCGCAGTGCTTCATAAAGAAGTGCTTTCCAACAGCTCCGCCGGCGTAATCGAGCCGATGTCGGCCGCGAGCTGTGTTGTCGCCGGTTAACCGAGCGCGGGTGACTTCGTGCCAACTGCCGTCGACGTCGCAAACCCATTGGTTGCCGTAGTTGGCTGTTCGCGGAAGGGCTCCAAAATCGGGTATGAAGTTCTCGAGAAAGCTGTGGAAGCCGGTCAGGTGCCGGTCGGTCTTGGGCCTGCGGAAGCTTGCGATCAACCGCCATCTCCCCTCCGCTTTGTCGCCAAACCACGACGTATAGATCGTGTTGCCATTCCCGTCGGGTTTGACTTCGGTCAGGAAGCGGTAGGTCGTTCCCGCAGTCCATGGATAGACAAGATAACTCTGCCCGCCCGAGCCTTCGTTGCCAAAGTCCTTGGCCGTGACGCCCTCCCCTTTCGCCAGCGTGACGACACGTTGATCGGCAGGAATCTCTTGGGGATCGTCGGTCCGAAAGGGACTCCACACCGAAAACAGCACGCGGCGCTGGCGGGGACTGTTCACCTGGATCCCAAAATAACCTTCGCCAAAACCATTGGCCATGTAATAGGCCCCGAGAACGTCTTGCCCCTCCGGAACTGTGATCTCGCTGTAGGCGTAGGTCAGATCGATCTTCGCGGGAGTTTGGTATTGAAGATGGACCGATGGACCGCGGCGGCCCCAGTAGTACATGTCCCCGTCGTTGTTCTTGACGTAGTCGAGTGTCATCCCGTCGACGTCCGACTGGACGACCAACTGGGAGACCTCCGCTTTCCCACCACTCGCCTGTAGATCGACGCGGACGTACCCGGCGGCGGCAAG from Rosistilla oblonga includes the following:
- a CDS encoding DUF3472 domain-containing protein, encoding MTNYFASLFRPLGLAARLAFAGVVISIATAAVGADWTVPLAGNAYRAPVDRGGRLFSPAGALRVSDARATDSVYFHVDRPGVISLALRARAVAGDAAIEARVGDQRLTTKVHGAEENEYPLGEVSLAAAGYVRVDLQASGGKAEVSQLVVQSDVDGMTLDYVKNNDGDMYYWGRRGPSVHLQYQTPAKIDLTYAYSEITVPEGQDVLGAYYMANGFGEGYFGIQVNSPRQRRVLFSVWSPFRTDDPQEIPADQRVVTLAKGEGVTAKDFGNEGSGGQSYLVYPWTAGTTYRFLTEVKPDGNGNTIYTSWFGDKAEGRWRLIASFRRPKTDRHLTGFHSFLENFIPDFGALPRTANYGNQWVCDVDGSWHEVTRARLTGDNTARGRHRLDYAGGAVGKHFFMKHCGFFSPHVALDQTFQREPDAGSKPAIEFDRLPRG